In Zalophus californianus isolate mZalCal1 chromosome 4, mZalCal1.pri.v2, whole genome shotgun sequence, the following proteins share a genomic window:
- the SLC45A4 gene encoding solute carrier family 45 member 4 isoform X3: MGGLPEQYYSLTWFLSPILGLIFTPIIGSASDRCTLSWGRRRPFILALCVGVLFGVALFLNGSAIGLSLGDVPNRQPIGIVLTVLGVVVLDFSADATEGPIRAYLLDVVDSEEQNMALNTHAFSAGLGGAVGYVLGGLDWTQTFLGAWLRTQNQVLFFFAAIIFVVSVALHLLSIEEEQYSPQQERGGEGADALPPTARVNVLDGGVALFPEEVQSEHELTLDYLSVDMVRSKSDSVLHVPDAALDLEPELPFLPDIEPSIFHDGSYPGTPRSTSQELARARPPPRLASLLRETAKEDETLLDNHLNEAKVPNGSGSPPKDGPVGYTRVDVKPPAASGSMRRRRHMFRRQASSTFSYYGKIGSHRYRYRRANAVVLIKPSRSMSDLYDLQKRQRQRCRHRNQSGATTSSGDTESEEGEGETTVRLLWLSMLKMPRELMRLCLCHLLTWFSVIAEAVFYTDFMGQVIFEGDPKAPSNSTAWQAYNAGVKMGCWGLVIYAATGAICSALLQKYLDNYDLSIRVIYVLGTLGFSIGTAVMAMFANVYVAMIMISTMGIVSMSISYCPYALLGQYHDIKEYVHHSPGNSKRGFGIDCAILSCQVYISQILVASALGGVVDAVGSVRVIPVVASVGSFLGFLTATFLVIYPEVSEEAKEEQKGLSRQPSGDGGDGSQKPTVLTLSRKQGLQGLVETESMV; this comes from the exons GTCTGTCCCTTGGCGATGTCCCCAACCGGCAGCCCATTGGCATCGTCCTCACGGTGCTGGGGGTGGTCGTCCTGGATTTCAGCGCCGACGCGACCGAGGGCCCCATCCGGGCCTACCTGCTGGACGTGGTGGACAGTGAAGAGCAGAACATGGCCCTTAACACCCACGCCTTCTCCGCCG GCCTCGGCGGGGCCGTCGGCTACGTGCTGGGGGGGCTGGACTGGACGCAGACCTTCCTGGGCGCCTGGCTCCGGACACAGAACCAGGTGCTCTTCTTCTTCGCGGCCATCATCTTCGTGGTGTCGGTGGCCCTGCACCTGCTCAGCATCGAGGAGGAGCAGTACAGCCCCCAGCAggagcggggcggggagggggccgaCGCCCTGCCCCCCACTGCCCGTGTGAATGTTCTGGACGGCGGCGTGGCCCTGTTCCCTGAGGAGGTGCAGTCGGAGCACGAGCTCACGCTGGACTACCTGAGCGTGGACATGGTGCGCAGCAAGAGCGACTCGGTGCTGCATGTGCCGGACGCCGCCCTGGACCTGGAGCCCGAGCTGCCCTTCCTGCCCGACATCGAGCCCTCCATCTTCCACGACGGCTCTTACCCCGGCACCCCCCGCAGCACCAGCCAGGAGCTCGCCAGAGCCAGGCCACCGCCCCGCCTGGCCTCACTGCTCAGGGAAACGGCGAAAGAGGACGAGACGCTGCTCGATAATCACTTGAATGAAGCCAAAGTCCCCAATGGCAGCGGCTCCCCCCCAAAAGACGGCCCCGTGGGCTACACGAGGGTGGACGTGAAGCCCCCCGCCGCGTCCGGCTCCATGAGGCGGCGCAGGCACATGTTCCGGCGGCAGGCCTCCAGCACCTTCTCCTACTATGGCAAGATCGGCTCCCACCGCTACCGGTACCGGCGGGCCAACGCTGTGGTGCTCATCAAGCCCTCGCGCAGCATGAGCGACCTGTACGACCTGCAGAAGCGGCAGCGACAGCGCTGCCGGCACCGGAACCAGAGCGGGGCCACCACCTCGAGCGGCGACACGGAGAGCGAGGAGGGCGAGGGCGAGACCACCGTGCGGCTGCTCTGGCTGTCCATGCTGAAGATGCCCAGGGAGCTGATGcgtctctgcctctgccacctgCTCACCTGGTTCTCTGTCATCGCCGAGGCTGTCTTCTACACCGACTTCATGGGCCAGGTCATCTTCGAAGGGGACCCCAAG GCCCCCTCTAACTCGACCGCCTGGCAGGCCTACAATGCTGGCGTGAAGATGGGCTGCTGGGGCCTGGTGATTTACGCGGCCACCGGTGCAATTTGTTCAG CCCTGTTACAGAAATACTTGGACAACTATGATCTGAGCATCAGGGTCATCTACGTGCTGGGGACTCTGGGCTTCTCCATCGGCACAGCCGTGATGGCCATGTTCGCCAACGTCTATGTTGCCATGATCATGATCAGCACCATGGGCATAGTCTCCATGAGCATCTCCTACTGCCCCTACGCCCTGCTTGGGCAGTACCATGACATCAAGGAG TATGTGCACCACAGCCCTGGGAACTCCAAGCGCGGCTTTGGCATAGACTGCGCAATCCTCTCCTGCCAAGTGTACATCTCCCAGATCCTGGTGGCGTCCGCCCTCGGGGGCGTGGTGGACGCCGTTGGGAGCGTGCGTGTCATTCCCGTGGTGGCCTCCGTGGGCTCTTTCTTGGGCTTCCTGACAGCCACGTTCCTGGTGATCTACCCGGAGGTGTCTGAGGAGGCCAAGGAGGAGCAGAAAGGCCTGTCGCGCCAGCCGTCAGGTGACGGCGGGGACGGCAGCCAGAAGCCCACCGTGCTGACGCTGTCCCGGAAGCAGGGCCTGCAGGGGCTGGTGGAGACAGAGTCCATGGTCTGA
- the SLC45A4 gene encoding solute carrier family 45 member 4 isoform X5 — protein sequence MSPTGSPLASSSRCWGWSSWISAPTRPRAPSGPTCWTWWTVKSRTWPLTPTPSPPVSARPLNTHAFSAGLGGAVGYVLGGLDWTQTFLGAWLRTQNQVLFFFAAIIFVVSVALHLLSIEEEQYSPQQERGGEGADALPPTARVNVLDGGVALFPEEVQSEHELTLDYLSVDMVRSKSDSVLHVPDAALDLEPELPFLPDIEPSIFHDGSYPGTPRSTSQELARARPPPRLASLLRETAKEDETLLDNHLNEAKVPNGSGSPPKDGPVGYTRVDVKPPAASGSMRRRRHMFRRQASSTFSYYGKIGSHRYRYRRANAVVLIKPSRSMSDLYDLQKRQRQRCRHRNQSGATTSSGDTESEEGEGETTVRLLWLSMLKMPRELMRLCLCHLLTWFSVIAEAVFYTDFMGQVIFEGDPKAPSNSTAWQAYNAGVKMGCWGLVIYAATGAICSALLQKYLDNYDLSIRVIYVLGTLGFSIGTAVMAMFANVYVAMIMISTMGIVSMSISYCPYALLGQYHDIKEYVHHSPGNSKRGFGIDCAILSCQVYISQILVASALGGVVDAVGSVRVIPVVASVGSFLGFLTATFLVIYPEVSEEAKEEQKGLSRQPSGDGGDGSQKPTVLTLSRKQGLQGLVETESMV from the exons ATGTCCCCAACCGGCAGCCCATTGGCATCGTCCTCACGGTGCTGGGGGTGGTCGTCCTGGATTTCAGCGCCGACGCGACCGAGGGCCCCATCCGGGCCTACCTGCTGGACGTGGTGGACAGTGAAGAGCAGAACATGGCCCTTAACACCCACGCCTTCTCCGCCGGTGAGCGCGCGCCCCCTTAACACCCACGCCTTCTCCGCCG GCCTCGGCGGGGCCGTCGGCTACGTGCTGGGGGGGCTGGACTGGACGCAGACCTTCCTGGGCGCCTGGCTCCGGACACAGAACCAGGTGCTCTTCTTCTTCGCGGCCATCATCTTCGTGGTGTCGGTGGCCCTGCACCTGCTCAGCATCGAGGAGGAGCAGTACAGCCCCCAGCAggagcggggcggggagggggccgaCGCCCTGCCCCCCACTGCCCGTGTGAATGTTCTGGACGGCGGCGTGGCCCTGTTCCCTGAGGAGGTGCAGTCGGAGCACGAGCTCACGCTGGACTACCTGAGCGTGGACATGGTGCGCAGCAAGAGCGACTCGGTGCTGCATGTGCCGGACGCCGCCCTGGACCTGGAGCCCGAGCTGCCCTTCCTGCCCGACATCGAGCCCTCCATCTTCCACGACGGCTCTTACCCCGGCACCCCCCGCAGCACCAGCCAGGAGCTCGCCAGAGCCAGGCCACCGCCCCGCCTGGCCTCACTGCTCAGGGAAACGGCGAAAGAGGACGAGACGCTGCTCGATAATCACTTGAATGAAGCCAAAGTCCCCAATGGCAGCGGCTCCCCCCCAAAAGACGGCCCCGTGGGCTACACGAGGGTGGACGTGAAGCCCCCCGCCGCGTCCGGCTCCATGAGGCGGCGCAGGCACATGTTCCGGCGGCAGGCCTCCAGCACCTTCTCCTACTATGGCAAGATCGGCTCCCACCGCTACCGGTACCGGCGGGCCAACGCTGTGGTGCTCATCAAGCCCTCGCGCAGCATGAGCGACCTGTACGACCTGCAGAAGCGGCAGCGACAGCGCTGCCGGCACCGGAACCAGAGCGGGGCCACCACCTCGAGCGGCGACACGGAGAGCGAGGAGGGCGAGGGCGAGACCACCGTGCGGCTGCTCTGGCTGTCCATGCTGAAGATGCCCAGGGAGCTGATGcgtctctgcctctgccacctgCTCACCTGGTTCTCTGTCATCGCCGAGGCTGTCTTCTACACCGACTTCATGGGCCAGGTCATCTTCGAAGGGGACCCCAAG GCCCCCTCTAACTCGACCGCCTGGCAGGCCTACAATGCTGGCGTGAAGATGGGCTGCTGGGGCCTGGTGATTTACGCGGCCACCGGTGCAATTTGTTCAG CCCTGTTACAGAAATACTTGGACAACTATGATCTGAGCATCAGGGTCATCTACGTGCTGGGGACTCTGGGCTTCTCCATCGGCACAGCCGTGATGGCCATGTTCGCCAACGTCTATGTTGCCATGATCATGATCAGCACCATGGGCATAGTCTCCATGAGCATCTCCTACTGCCCCTACGCCCTGCTTGGGCAGTACCATGACATCAAGGAG TATGTGCACCACAGCCCTGGGAACTCCAAGCGCGGCTTTGGCATAGACTGCGCAATCCTCTCCTGCCAAGTGTACATCTCCCAGATCCTGGTGGCGTCCGCCCTCGGGGGCGTGGTGGACGCCGTTGGGAGCGTGCGTGTCATTCCCGTGGTGGCCTCCGTGGGCTCTTTCTTGGGCTTCCTGACAGCCACGTTCCTGGTGATCTACCCGGAGGTGTCTGAGGAGGCCAAGGAGGAGCAGAAAGGCCTGTCGCGCCAGCCGTCAGGTGACGGCGGGGACGGCAGCCAGAAGCCCACCGTGCTGACGCTGTCCCGGAAGCAGGGCCTGCAGGGGCTGGTGGAGACAGAGTCCATGGTCTGA